The stretch of DNA TAAGTTGCATAGTGTGGTTACAAACTATAGCAACGGTGAGATTGATAGCGAGGTAGGCATCCGTCGTATGCGTTTCCCAACTAATAAGTCTACATCGGCAGAGGATATTGCCAACTTAGAGAGTGCACGCAAGCTACTTCGTGGCGGTCTGGATAAGGCTGGTACACGTTTGTGGTGGGACAATAAGAATCATTAATATCAAGCATTTTGAATATGAAAAACTTTAAATATATCAGTTCGTTGGTATTGCTCTGTGCAGGAGTCCTTTTCTGTGGATGTAGCAAGATGACAGAGGTAGAGAACGAACCTTACGATCATATCGGTGGATATAATACGATGAACAATGCTGAGAGCGAGAAGTATTATGCCGATTTGAGAGCTTATAAGCAGCAAGCCGTTAACTATGGTCGTCCTGTTGCCTTCGGTTGGTATTCTAACTGGTCGCCAGCAGGTACCTACCGCCGTGGCTATCTTACTTCTATGCCAGATAGTATGGACATCGTTTCCATGTGGAGTGGTGCACCTAACCGCTTTAATATCACACCTGAGCAGAAGAAGGACAAGGAGTTCGTGCAGAAGGTGAAGGGTACTAAGCTTTTGGAGGTGACACTCTTGTCTTACATTGGTAAGGGTAGAACTCCTGACTCTGTCTACACTGCTGTTGAGAAGCAGGCTGAAAAAGAAGGCTGGGCAAACGACCAAGCTCGCGTTGAAGAGGCTAAGAAGAAGGCTCGTTGGAAGTTCTGGGGCTATGAGGGTGTTGCTGGTTCTGATAACCATAAGCAGGCTTTGGCTCGCTTTGCAAAGGCACTCTGCGACTCGTTGGTAGCCAATGATTGGGACGGTTACGATATTGACTGGGAGATTGGTAGTGGTGTCTTCGATATGGATGGCACGCTTAGCACTAATGCCGACCTTGTTTATTTGGTAAAGGAGATGAACAAGTATATCGGTCCTAAGAGTGATCCAGAGCACAAGGGCCACCGTCTTATCTGTATTGATGGCCACTTTGGTGGACTTACTGAGGATTTGGATGGATATGTTGATTACTGGATTGACCAGGCTTACGGTCGTACAACTCACTTCGATTACTACGGTGTTGATCCAAAGACAATTATCACAACCGATAACTTTGAGTCTTCTTTCAAGAGTGGTGGTCAGCTGTTAAGACAAGCCAAAAGTATGCCTTCTAAGGGTTACAAGGGTGGAGTAGGTGCTTATCGTTTCGATAACGACTACGACAATACTCCTAACTACAAGTGGATGCGTCAGGCAATTCAGATTAACCAACAGGTGTTCAAGGAGAGAATGGGTCAAACCACTCAACCTTAACATTGCATATCTCACATTATAAATTTAATAGAATACAAATATGAACAAGCATATTTTCAAACATATTGCTGTGGCGTTTGCCGCATGCTGTGTGGTGAGTTGCCAGGACAGTGAGAGCGATTTGTTGAAGCAGAAGGTCTATTTTGATGGTAATCTGCAGAAAGTCGAAATGCCAGACACTGGTTCAACCTTAGATGTTGATATTACTTCTCGCCTTTCTAACAAGCAAGATGGGGCAGTAGATGTCTCTTATTCACTTGCCGACTCATCATTGGTTGCTCTTTATAATAGCAAGTATGGAACAGACTATGTTGCTTTCAAGCATCAGAATGTTACGTTCAGTAAGACTTCTTCAACAATAGCTGCAGGAAGCATCTATGCTGACAAGGTGTCGTTGACGCTTAACAATCTTGATCAGTTAGAGGCAGGTAAGAACTATATGTTGCCTGTCAAGCTTCATTCTGCTTCTACACCTATCATTGATGGTGAGGACGTTGAGTATATTGTTTTGGCTAAACCTGTCAAGATTACGAAGGCTGGTGATTTCTATAATAAGTATATCTCTGTGAAGTTCCCAGCAGGAACCTACTTTAAGTCCTTCACCTATGAGGCATTGGTTCACTCTATTTGGTGGGGCAGCAACTGTACCATCATGGGTTCTGAGGGTCTGATGATTTTCCGTGTTGGTGATGTTGGTGGTGGAATCTCTGCTGGTATTCTTCAGATAGCAGGTAGACAGCACTACGAAGCACCTGAGAAACTTCAGATTAATAAGTGGTATCATGTGGCAGTAACCTTCGATCAAGCAACGGGTAAGACCGTTATGTATCTCAATGGTACGAAGTGGGCTGAGTCTGCATGGAATATCTCTGGCTTCGATCCTAACGCTGATGTTGGTTTCAACATTGGTAAGATTCCGGGCTTCCCTTGGGGTGAACGTCCATTCTATGGTTATATGAGTGAGGTTCGTGTATGGAGTGTTGCTCGTACCGAAAATCAGATTAAGCAGAATATGTTAGGTGTTAATCCTAAGTCTGATGGTCTGGAACTCTATTTCAAGATGGATGGTTCAGAGACCGTAAATGGCAATAAGATTAAGGATGCTGCTAAGGGTATTGAGTGTACTACTGGTGGTCTTGAGTTTGCTACTCTCGCTCAGCCTGTCACAATGAAGGATCTTCAATAAGGTTTCCCCTTAAAGAAATAATGGCCTATATGACAAAAATGTGCTTAAAATCCTTGTAACTATCTAATAATCATTATCTTTGTTTTATTTATATTTTTATGGCAAAAAATCTGCTTTTATTGTGGCTCAAAATCGACTATAAAACGTGGTCATCTTAATGGTAGTCAACGCTGGTATTGTAAGTGCTGTAAGAGGAGCTTTGTTGGACATAATCGCCTTACCAATACCATTGTCAATAATCGTTATTCCAAGGGTA from Prevotella scopos JCM 17725 encodes:
- a CDS encoding glycoside hydrolase family 18; amino-acid sequence: MKNFKYISSLVLLCAGVLFCGCSKMTEVENEPYDHIGGYNTMNNAESEKYYADLRAYKQQAVNYGRPVAFGWYSNWSPAGTYRRGYLTSMPDSMDIVSMWSGAPNRFNITPEQKKDKEFVQKVKGTKLLEVTLLSYIGKGRTPDSVYTAVEKQAEKEGWANDQARVEEAKKKARWKFWGYEGVAGSDNHKQALARFAKALCDSLVANDWDGYDIDWEIGSGVFDMDGTLSTNADLVYLVKEMNKYIGPKSDPEHKGHRLICIDGHFGGLTEDLDGYVDYWIDQAYGRTTHFDYYGVDPKTIITTDNFESSFKSGGQLLRQAKSMPSKGYKGGVGAYRFDNDYDNTPNYKWMRQAIQINQQVFKERMGQTTQP
- a CDS encoding DUF1735 and LamG domain-containing protein → MNKHIFKHIAVAFAACCVVSCQDSESDLLKQKVYFDGNLQKVEMPDTGSTLDVDITSRLSNKQDGAVDVSYSLADSSLVALYNSKYGTDYVAFKHQNVTFSKTSSTIAAGSIYADKVSLTLNNLDQLEAGKNYMLPVKLHSASTPIIDGEDVEYIVLAKPVKITKAGDFYNKYISVKFPAGTYFKSFTYEALVHSIWWGSNCTIMGSEGLMIFRVGDVGGGISAGILQIAGRQHYEAPEKLQINKWYHVAVTFDQATGKTVMYLNGTKWAESAWNISGFDPNADVGFNIGKIPGFPWGERPFYGYMSEVRVWSVARTENQIKQNMLGVNPKSDGLELYFKMDGSETVNGNKIKDAAKGIECTTGGLEFATLAQPVTMKDLQ